A genomic region of Haliaeetus albicilla chromosome 8, bHalAlb1.1, whole genome shotgun sequence contains the following coding sequences:
- the RGS4 gene encoding regulator of G-protein signaling 4 isoform X1, with product MCKGLAALPATCLKSAKDMKYRLGFLLQKSDSCDYSSSQGKKEKVSSSQRVSQEEVRKWADSLENLIHHDRGLAAFRAFLKSEYSEENIEFWVSCEDYKKTKSPAKLSPKARKIYDEFISVQATKEVNLDSCTREKTSHNMLEPTLSCFDEAQRKIFTLMEKDSYRRFLKSPYYLDLVSPPGAGCGPENCKRSHTHTLDCNSNIISQCA from the exons tgcCAAAGACATGAAGTATCGTCTGGGCTTCTTGCTACAGAAGTCAGACTCCTGTGACTACAGCTCTTCCCAGGGCAAGAAGGAGAAAGTATCTTCAAGCCAGAG GGTTAGCCAAGAGGAAGTCAGAAAATGGGCAGACTCTTTGGAAAACTTGATCCATCATGACA GAGGACTGGCTGCTTTCCGTGCTTTTCTCAAATCTGAGTACAGTGAGGAAAACATCGAGTTCTGGGTCAGTTGTGAGGACTACAAGAAAACCAAGTCACCAGCCAAGCTCAGCCCCAAGGCCAGAAAGATCTATGATGAGTTCATCTCAGTGCAGGCAACAAAAGAG GTGAACCTGGATTCATGCACACGGGAGAAGACGAGCCACAATATGTTGGAGCCTACACTGTCCTGCTTTGATGAGGctcagagaaaaatattcacCCTCATGGAAAAGGATTCTTACCGCCGTTTCCTCAAGTCCCCCTACTACCTGGACTTGGTCAGCCCGCCTGGTGCTGGCTGTGGGcctgaaaactgcaaaagaagccACACTCACACCTTAGACTGCAACTCTAACATCATCTCTCAGTGCGCCtga
- the LOC138686492 gene encoding LOW QUALITY PROTEIN: 1-phosphatidylinositol phosphodiesterase-like (The sequence of the model RefSeq protein was modified relative to this genomic sequence to represent the inferred CDS: inserted 1 base in 1 codon), with the protein MALERACGRPGYLHSCSHRQRQGALGHPDPVFPDSWEGRCRGLNGCFRDQPGDFPAQHVHQAFSLAEDESPVHVPRARQDARHDRHRVNGRHLAPPASVPPAPTAVRPVRRAALRCRRQTQGLVGPARRRGARCAGSMEARCRRSAAFDSTPQPAACCPDWMARLPDALPLSRLSIPGTHDSLSLFGGRRLRCQSWGLEAQLAAGIRFLDVRCKLARGELHVYHLCTFQRASLRGVLRRTLRFLRAHPGEAVLMRIKEELPIFPRPGFAARLHRCLLEEGRGHVWCREEVPTLGQVRGKIVVLEALAREVLGIPYEQLSISDAWNVLSLKRKWVRARRHLERAAGGDPATMHLTFCSGNGLFTCPEEVARFVNPRCYQHLRRRGGQPVRWGVVIMDFPGAGLLRLIVESNAPRAGGHSTVAPGTPTASLQHPRGXRGWASQPAQLRSLPAPASIGTDAAPGPTPLPKDVSSRRAKAGF; encoded by the exons ATGGCTCTGGAGCGGGCATGTGGGCGCCCGGGGTATCTGCACAGCTGCTCCCACAGGCAGCGTCAAGGGGCCCTGGGGCATCCTGATCCCGTCTTTCCTGATTCCTGGGAAGGGAGGTGTAGAGGCCTGAATGGCTGCTTTCGGGATCAGCCAGGTGATTTTCCAGCCCAGCATGTCCACCAAGCGTTCTCCTTGGCTGAGGATGAATCCCCGGTGCACGTGCCGCGTGCAAGGCAGGACGCGCGTCATGACCGTCACCGGGTTAATGGCAGGCATCTCGCTCCGCCTGCCAGTGTGCCGCCGGCACCCACGGCCGTGCGCCCCGTCCGGCGGGCTGCGCTCCGCTGCCGCAGGCAAACCCAG GGCTTGGTGGGGCCGGCCAGGCGCCGGGGCGCCCGCTGCGCTGGCAGTATGGAGGCGCGGTGCCGGCGCAGCGCGGCGTTCGACAGCACGCCCCAGCCGGCAGCCTGCTGCCCCGACTGGATGGCGAGACTCCCCGACGCCCTGCCTCTCTCCCGCCTCTCCATCCCTGGCACCCACGACTCCCTCAGCCTGTTCGGCGGCCGGCGCCTGCGGTGCCAGAGCTGGGGCCTGGAGGCTCAGCTGGCAGCCGGCATCCGCTTCCTGGACGTGCGCTGCAAGCTGGCGCGGGGCGAGCTCCATGTCTACCACCTCTGCACCTTCCAGCGGGCCAGCCTGCGGGGGGTCCTGCGCCGCACCCTGCGCTTCCTCCGCGCCCACCCCGGCGAGGCCGTGCTTATGCGCATCAAGGAGGAGCTGCCCATCTTCCCCCGGCCTGGCTTCGCCGCCCGGCTCCACCGCTGCTTGCTGGAGGAGGGACGGGGCCACGTGTGGTGCCGGGAGGAGGTGCCGACGCTGGGGCAGGTGCGGGGGAAGATCGTGGTGCTGGAGGCGCTGGCGCGGGAGGTGCTGGGCATTCCCTACGAGCAGCTGAGCATCAGCGACGCCTGGAACGTGCTCTCGCTGAAGCGTAAGTGGGTCCGGGCGCGGCGGCACCTGGAGAGGGCGGCCGGCGGGGACCCCGCCACCATGCACCTCACCTTCTGCTCTGGTAACGGGCTCTTCACCTGCCCCGAGGAGGTGGCCCGCTTTGTGAACCCCCGCTGCTACCAGCACCTGCGGCGCCGGGGGGGGCAGCCCGTGCGCTGGGGGGTGGTCATCATGGACTTCCCTGGAGCAGGGCTCCTCCGGCTCATTGTGGAGAGCAACGCCCCACGGGCCGGCGGGCACTCGACGGTGGCCCCTGGCACCCCCACGGCATCCTTACAGCACCCCCGTG AGAGGGGATGGGCGTCGCAGCCGGCACAGCTCCGCTCACTGCCCGCGCCGGCGTCCATCGGGACGGACGCTGCtcccggccccacgcctctgccgAAGGACGTCAGCTCCCGTAGAGCGAAAGCGGGTTTCTAG
- the HTATIP2 gene encoding oxidoreductase HTATIP2 yields the protein MAAASGSGGGGRACFVLGASGETGRALLRELLARRLFARVTLVGRRRLSLGEETEAAVEQAVVDFERLSEHAAAFQGHDVGFCCLGTTRAKAGVDGFVRVDRDYVAQAAELARAGGCKHFVLQSSQGANRHSRFLYLRVKGEVENLVQAVGFDRCTILRPAVLLCNRQESRPTEWMAQQFLGVVARVFPTAYSVPVETVARAMVASVLQPGEGKVEVLENRAIHKLGKAVPQQGT from the exons ATGGCGGCGGCATCAGGCAGCGGAGGTGGCGGCAGGGCCTGCTTCGTCCTGGGTGCTTCGGGGGAGACGGGCCGGGCGCTGCTGCGGGAGCTGCTGGCCCGGCGGCTCTTCGCCAGGGTGACGCTGGTCGGGCGGCGCCGGCTGAGCCTGGGCGAGGAGACGGAGGCGGCCGTG GAGCAGGCGGTGGTGGACTTCGAGCGGCTGAGCGAGCACGCCGCCGCCTTCCAGGGACACGACGTCGGCTTCTGCTGCCTGGGCACCACCAGGGCCAAGGCTGGCGTG GACGGCTTCGTGCGCGTGGATCGGGACTACGTCGCGCAGGCAGCGGAGCTGGCGCGGGCGGGGGGCTGCAAACACTTTGTCCTGCAGTCCTCCCAGGGGGCAAACCGGCACAGCCGCTTCCTCTACCTCCGCGTGAAG GGAGAAGTGGAGAACCTGGTCCAGGCCGTTGGTTTTGATCGCTGTACCATTCTCCGGCCAGC GGTGCTGCTGTGCAACCGCCAGGAGTCCCGGCCCACAGAGTGGATGGCCCAGCAGTTTCTGGGTGTTGTGGCTCGGGTCTTCCCCACTGCTTACTCAGTGCCTGTGGAAACGGTGGCCAGGGCTATGGTGGCCAGTGTGCTGCAGCCAGGCGAGGGGAAGGTGGAGGTGCTGGAGAACAGGGCCATCCACAAGCTGGGAAAGGCAGTGCCACAGCAGGGCACGTAG
- the RGS5 gene encoding regulator of G-protein signaling 5 → MCKGLAALPHTCLERAKEIKTKLGTLLQKPDSAIDFIIPYPEKPEKPPKAQKPSPEEALQWRDSLEKLLQNPYGLASFRSFLRSEFSEENVEFWVACEDYKKTKSPVKMAEKAKKIYEEFIQTEAPKEVNIDHFTKAVTMKNLVEPSPTSFDMAQKRVFALMEKDSLPRFVRSEFYQELIK, encoded by the exons ATGTGCAAAGGATTAGCAGCGCTACCCCACACGTGCCTGGAGAG GGCCAAGGAGATCAAGACCAAGCTGGGCACACTGCTCCAGAAGCCCGACTCGGCCATTGACTTCATCATTCCCTACCCGGAGAAGCCGGAGAAGCCGCCCAAGGCCCAGAA GCCATCACCGGAGGAGGCTCTGCAGTGGCGCGATTCCCTGGAGAAGCTCCTGCAAAATCCCT ACGGGCTCGCCAGCTTCCGCAGCTTCCTGCGCTCCGAGTTCAGCGAGGAGAACGTCGAGTTTTGGGTGGCCTGTGAGGACTACAAGAAAACCAAGTCCCCCGTGAAGATGGCAGAGAAGGCTAAGAAGATCTATGAGGAGTTCATCCAGACCGAGGCACCCAAAGAG GTGAACATCGACCACTTCACCAAGGCGGTCACCATGAAGAACCTGGTGGAACCATCACCAACCAGCTTTGACATGGCCCAGAAGAGGGTCTTTGCCCTGATGGAGAAAGACTCCCTGCCCAGATTCGTGCGGTCGGAGTTTTATCAGGAGTTAATCAAGTAG